In Thermoplasmata archaeon, the genomic window CGCGAAGCTGCCGGGCATCCGGCCCGTGCGCTTCGTCGGCCAATCCTCCAAAGGGGAGGACATCGGCCTGAAGCAGAAGGAGCAGGTGGACATCCTCGAGAAATTCAAGAACGGCGAGGTCGACGTGATTGTCGCCACGTCGATCGGCGAGGAAGGGCTTGACATCCCCCAGGTCGACCTCGTCGTGTTCTACGAGCCGGTGCCTTCGGAGATTCGAACGATTCAGCGGCGCGGCCGGACGGGGCGCAGCGCGAAGGGCAAGGTCATCATGCTCGTCACGAAGGACACCCGAGACGAGGCGTTCCTGTACAGCGCAAGGCGCAAGGAGCGCAAGATGCACGTGGAGCTGGACCGCCTCCGCCGCGATCTGAAGCAGAAGATCTTCGTCGGCGAGCCCGGTGGGGAGATGTTCCTGAGCGCCGCCCCGGAGAAGATCCTCGAGACGAGGCGCGAGGCGATCGCGGAGCGCGAAGAGCGACCCCTGGAGCCGTTGCGGAAGCCGCCCGCGAAGAAGGGCCCGACCACCCTCGACGACTACTGAATGCCGCTACTTTATAGGCCCGGGAGAGGCCTATGGGGTCCGAGGCGGGGATGGAGCACTGCCCCGAGTGCGGCTGGGAGGTCGACCCGGACGAGGAGATGTGCCCGAACTGCGGCGCGTACCTGGCCGACTACGAGGATCAGGAATCTACCGAGGGGTAGGGCCGGCTAGCGGCGGAAGATGCCCTTCGTGGAGTCCTTCAGAAATTCCCCGAATCCCCCGCTGGGTCCGGGGATGTCCCCTTGGACCACGTCCCCCGAGGCGGCATCCACGACGATCTTGTAGGACTTCCCGCGGTACTCGTACGTAGCGAACCACAGGGGGGCGTGGAGGAACTCGGAGTCCTTCACCGTGACCTGGGTCTTCGCGTTCTCCATCACATCGACGACGTCCTTCAGGAGCTCCCGCTGGTGCGCGTCCACCTGCTCCTGGACCAGGCGCGCCGCCTCGTCCTCGTCCACCTCCGCGTTCAGGAGCCGCGCATCCCGGAGCATCTGGGTCGTGTCGAACGGCACCTTGAGGGACAGGGGGATGTGGTAGTCCGCGACCTCGGACTGCCCGCTGCGGCGACCCAGGATCTTCCAGAAGTAGTTGCGGACCAGGTTCCCGCTTCGGCGCTCGTTCGTCCCCGTGCGCGTGAGGACGCCCTGGTACGTCGTGTCCGCGTCCACCTCGAACACGTAGAACGGGAGGTAGAGGCCGTCGAGCGCGGTCACGCGGGACGCGCGACGGAGGTCGTCGGGCTTCATGATGCCGCCCTCCATCCAGCCCGCAATCGCCTGCATCGCGCCGTCCCGGTCGAGCCGCGCCGGAAGCATGGAGTGGGCGAGCAGGAAGGGCTTGT contains:
- a CDS encoding zinc ribbon domain-containing protein — translated: MGSEAGMEHCPECGWEVDPDEEMCPNCGAYLADYEDQESTEG
- a CDS encoding zinc ribbon domain-containing protein, producing MPELVESINCPHCGGPLNLTTGEVIVTCPYCGSAVRIRSDKPFLLAHSMLPARLDRDGAMQAIAGWMEGGIMKPDDLRRASRVTALDGLYLPFYVFEVDADTTYQGVLTRTGTNERRSGNLVRNYFWKILGRRSGQSEVADYHIPLSLKVPFDTTQMLRDARLLNAEVDEDEAARLVQEQVDAHQRELLKDVVDVMENAKTQVTVKDSEFLHAPLWFATYEYRGKSYKIVVDAASGDVVQGDIPGPSGGFGEFLKDSTKGIFRR